DNA from Campylobacter sp. RM5004:
ATGTATTTATATTTTTCTTTATTGTTTAATTTGCCTATATTTATGAAATTTGACCTATTTAAATAGTCTTTTTGCATTATTTGATCTTGCGAATTTCTTTTTAAATATATACCAAAACTTCCAAAAACATCTTTTAAAAACGCCGAGCAATCTCTATTACCATTCATTCCGCCCCAGCCATAATTTTGACCTATTAATTCATTAGCAATATTTTTTAAATCCTTGCTTGAAAAACTTGAACCTAGCTTAAAAAAATCTTCTTTATTAACCTTAATTTCTACTAATTTTGCTTGATTATTTATGCCTTTTTTAAATGCTTTTATAGTGTAATAATTAGCACTTTCTTTACTAAGTGCTAAGAGCATTCCTATTCTTGCGTATTCAACAAAATCATTATTTTTATCAATTAAAGGGATTTTGTCTTTTTTAGGGCTTATGTAATCTTGTGAGCTTTTTAAAGCATTTAAATCATCATCACTAATAAAAGCGATATTTTTATCTTCAACAAAGCCAACTATAAAACTATTATAAATAAAACTCCAACCAAAATCTTTGCTAAAATGACTAATCTTAACAGGCGTATAAGCATAAATGAAAGAATTTTGTAAATAATCAAACGGATAGCCTTCGCCTGCAAGATTTGGATTTTTAAATCTTGGCTTTTTAGTTGGCAATAGCCTTACATTGCTTGAATGTATGATGATTGCGTTTTTAAAAACCGAATTCAAATTCTTAAAATCAGCATTGTTAATTAACTGCTTTAAAAACTCTTTATCATAAGGCTGATAATTTTCTGAATATGATTTTTCGTTTAGCAAATTATTTGCAAATTCGTTCATATTAATATTAGCCTTCTCATCGCTCCACGCACTAAAAAAGTTATTTAAATAATCATCTTTTAGCTTAGCAGAAATATCATCATTAATATAAAAATCCTTGCTCTCATAATCGCTTAAATCTTGCGATGGCAAGATAAAATCATCATTATAAGCACAAGATGAAAAGAATAAAATAAAAAGAAAAAATATATAATTTTTCATATAAACTTAACTAATATTGCTCCTATAAATTTGTTTTCTTCATAAGCTTCAATTCTATAAATCTTTGCTGCTTTATCTACCGAATACTGCTTTTGCATATTTTTAAGCTCAAGCTTTATATTATCTTCACTGCCCTTACCATTAAAACCTATGATATTAATTCTTACATTTTCTTGTTTTTTTACTAAAAAGTCTTTTTTTACTTCAATTAATTTAGCAAATTCCGTGCTTATTTCTTTTCCATCTACGACTAAATCTAATTTATTTATAATATCGCTATATTCAACATTTTTTTCTAAATATAATTTAGTTTGAAATCTGTTTCCATACTGCACTACATAACCATTATCATTTTTACTTTTAAAAATA
Protein-coding regions in this window:
- a CDS encoding SH3 domain-containing C40 family peptidase; translated protein: MKNYIFFLFILFFSSCAYNDDFILPSQDLSDYESKDFYINDDISAKLKDDYLNNFFSAWSDEKANINMNEFANNLLNEKSYSENYQPYDKEFLKQLINNADFKNLNSVFKNAIIIHSSNVRLLPTKKPRFKNPNLAGEGYPFDYLQNSFIYAYTPVKISHFSKDFGWSFIYNSFIVGFVEDKNIAFISDDDLNALKSSQDYISPKKDKIPLIDKNNDFVEYARIGMLLALSKESANYYTIKAFKKGINNQAKLVEIKVNKEDFFKLGSSFSSKDLKNIANELIGQNYGWGGMNGNRDCSAFLKDVFGSFGIYLKRNSQDQIMQKDYLNRSNFINIGKLNNKEKYKYIKTHAIPFASLLALKGHIVLYLGEFNDKMYILHNLWGIKNYNSGKESRIVVGKVAITTIDAGSNLKSVKNSDVILSKIYGIRNLFIDEISYIEE